A genomic region of Thermodesulfobium narugense DSM 14796 contains the following coding sequences:
- a CDS encoding glycine--tRNA ligase subunit alpha — translation MKKLNFQQIILKLQDFWTKNGCVLLQPYDVEKGAGTMNPSTFLRVLGKDSWNTCYVEPSRRPTDGRYGENPNRLQHYYQFQVILKPAPTFTQDIYIRSLEALGLDVKKHDIRFVEDDWESPTLGAWGIGWEVWLDGMEITQFTYFQQAGGIDLDPISLEITYGLERIALYLQDVDNVFDIKINDKVTYRDVHFNGEVEWSKFNFEEADISMLKRHFDDYEQEALRLIELDLIRPAYDYVLKCSHNFNLLDARGAIGVLERTHYISRVRNLAKEVAKKIVAFEKNNKENKSKNV, via the coding sequence ATCAAAAAATTAAATTTTCAACAGATCATATTAAAACTTCAGGATTTTTGGACAAAAAATGGGTGTGTATTACTTCAACCGTATGATGTGGAAAAGGGAGCTGGCACGATGAACCCTTCGACCTTTTTGAGGGTTTTGGGGAAAGACAGTTGGAATACCTGTTATGTTGAGCCATCTAGAAGGCCTACTGATGGTAGATATGGGGAAAATCCTAACAGACTTCAGCACTATTATCAGTTTCAGGTTATATTAAAACCTGCTCCAACGTTTACTCAAGATATATATATAAGAAGTCTTGAAGCATTGGGCCTTGATGTAAAAAAACACGATATTAGGTTTGTAGAAGATGATTGGGAGTCTCCAACTCTTGGTGCTTGGGGTATAGGTTGGGAAGTGTGGTTGGATGGCATGGAGATAACCCAGTTTACTTATTTTCAACAGGCTGGTGGAATAGATCTTGATCCCATTTCTCTTGAGATTACCTATGGGTTAGAAAGAATAGCTCTTTATCTACAGGATGTAGACAATGTTTTTGACATAAAGATTAACGATAAAGTAACCTATCGAGATGTTCATTTTAACGGTGAAGTAGAGTGGTCAAAGTTTAATTTTGAAGAAGCTGATATTTCGATGCTAAAAAGGCACTTTGATGATTATGAACAAGAGGCTTTAAGATTAATAGAATTAGACTTAATAAGGCCCGCTTATGATTATGTGCTTAAGTGCTCGCATAATTTTAACCTTTTGGACGCAAGGGGTGCAATTGGAGTTTTAGAAAGGACACATTATATATCAAGAGTTAGAAATCTTGCAAAAGAGGTTGCAAAAAAAATTGTAGCTTTTGAGAAAAATAATAAAGAGAACAAAAGTAAAAATGTTTAA
- a CDS encoding glycosyltransferase, producing MKINQKRIEKKNIVYFGQEKSEEFRSSMVSFIFFNLSKYKSILSSIFILVYFLVWFYVRKIIIVLYVFSIIIFFVYLFFLIKKLKSNNNISSLKQNEIKRNDIPCDFSILICAHNEEDVIENTLRKITELEGNFEIVIVDDRSEDKTGKIVDDFVFTYKKESHSGKKIKILHRAPGSKPGKSASLNDGIKLCVGDYVIMLDADSYFAEKDALLKISNFISEFKPDAIQLRKVSSNPNYNLISYLSYLELCLDSFMQKSRNAFGGAVELRGTGMIIKRDVLKEVHGFDEESITDDLEMSSRLFFNGKKIVFLEEPFVYEQTVFDILSWWRQRFRWLEGSLRRYIKYSALILRRAILNRPSNFLKEISFESTKSNIDFFLFFISEFLIPFFAILSIFEELGLLIFGKGDILVFLVIILSYPALIFPVSMYFLKDYFNMSFIRRILLSLFFSCYMLTWMFIMFFVFKRVLFDNKPSIWVSPKRLGGV from the coding sequence GTGAAAATTAACCAAAAGAGAATAGAAAAGAAGAATATTGTATATTTTGGACAGGAGAAATCGGAAGAATTTAGATCAAGCATGGTATCTTTTATATTTTTTAATCTGTCAAAATACAAATCAATTTTATCTTCGATATTTATTCTTGTTTATTTTCTTGTATGGTTCTATGTCAGAAAGATTATAATAGTCCTTTATGTTTTCTCTATAATAATATTTTTTGTTTATCTTTTTTTTCTCATTAAGAAATTGAAAAGTAATAATAATATTAGCAGTTTAAAACAAAATGAAATAAAAAGAAATGACATTCCCTGTGACTTTAGCATTTTAATATGTGCTCACAACGAAGAAGATGTTATCGAAAATACTCTAAGAAAAATTACTGAGTTGGAAGGGAATTTTGAAATAGTAATAGTAGATGATAGATCTGAGGACAAAACAGGTAAAATAGTAGATGATTTTGTATTCACATATAAAAAGGAATCTCATTCTGGTAAGAAAATTAAAATTTTACATAGAGCTCCTGGTTCTAAACCTGGGAAATCGGCTAGTTTGAACGATGGGATAAAACTTTGTGTGGGCGATTATGTAATTATGCTGGATGCAGATTCATATTTTGCTGAAAAAGATGCCTTGCTTAAAATTTCTAATTTTATAAGCGAGTTTAAACCCGATGCAATTCAATTAAGAAAGGTTTCATCAAATCCAAATTATAATCTTATCTCCTATTTATCCTATCTTGAATTGTGTCTGGATTCTTTTATGCAAAAATCTAGAAACGCGTTTGGAGGGGCTGTTGAACTTCGTGGTACAGGAATGATTATTAAAAGAGATGTTTTGAAAGAAGTTCATGGGTTTGATGAAGAGTCTATTACAGACGATCTAGAAATGTCTTCGAGATTGTTCTTTAATGGAAAAAAGATAGTGTTTCTTGAAGAACCTTTTGTCTATGAACAAACTGTTTTTGATATCTTGTCTTGGTGGAGACAAAGGTTTAGATGGCTTGAGGGTTCACTCAGGAGATATATTAAATATTCAGCGCTTATCTTAAGAAGAGCGATCTTAAACAGGCCAAGTAATTTTTTAAAAGAAATTTCTTTTGAATCAACTAAATCTAACATTGATTTTTTTCTTTTCTTTATTTCAGAATTTTTGATACCTTTTTTTGCTATACTCTCTATATTTGAAGAATTGGGATTGTTGATTTTTGGGAAAGGTGATATTTTAGTATTTTTAGTTATTATTTTGTCTTATCCAGCTTTAATATTTCCAGTTTCAATGTATTTTTTAAAGGACTATTTTAATATGAGTTTTATAAGAAGAATTTTACTTTCTTTGTTTTTTTCTTGTTATATGTTGACCTGGATGTTTATAATGTTTTTTGTTTTTAAAAGAGTTTTGTTTGACAATAAACCCAGCATATGGGTTTCCCCAAAACGTTTAGGAGGTGTTTGA
- a CDS encoding glycosyltransferase family 4 protein: MSKLKILILGRLSPVDGNSVYVQEIKEKLSERGHNVHLLLFDEGEDEEDKSFLPYLFKTQPYIMIAPSTIKKLKDIVKAVKPDCIHISLTLSFLDFFIPDLFDDIPVIATFHPPFDKNKTLWGVFSQVVYNVYAPFLNNYDKIITLSSVQSDFLIEKGVKREKLQIIPNGVDPIKYSPGYSNLKEKLDADFLFLYLGRISPEKNVKVLCEAFLENEFPEKVKLLVVGDGIELLRLKKDFDCENIIFFGEAKQDRKQEIFRSSDVFVLPSSIEGLPLALLEAMSFKLMCIATNVGATKDALHDSGILINPMRLKDELTNALKISYQNKELRNKFSSKARERIISDFNIFRQIQILEDVYYNVINSRDFLKNNKV, translated from the coding sequence TTGAGTAAACTTAAAATACTAATTCTTGGCAGACTTTCTCCTGTTGATGGTAATTCAGTTTATGTACAGGAAATCAAAGAAAAACTTAGTGAAAGAGGACACAACGTCCATTTATTACTTTTTGACGAGGGTGAAGACGAAGAAGACAAGAGCTTTTTGCCCTATTTATTTAAAACCCAACCATACATTATGATCGCTCCTTCAACAATAAAAAAATTAAAGGACATTGTAAAAGCTGTAAAGCCAGATTGTATTCATATATCTTTGACACTGTCCTTCTTAGATTTTTTTATCCCGGATCTATTTGACGATATTCCTGTAATTGCCACATTTCATCCTCCTTTTGACAAAAACAAAACTCTTTGGGGGGTCTTTTCACAGGTTGTTTACAACGTTTATGCGCCCTTTTTAAACAATTATGATAAGATTATTACTCTTTCATCTGTGCAAAGCGACTTTCTAATAGAAAAAGGGGTGAAAAGAGAAAAGCTTCAAATAATACCAAACGGAGTAGACCCTATAAAATATTCACCGGGTTACTCTAATCTTAAGGAAAAGTTAGATGCTGACTTCCTTTTTCTTTATCTAGGGAGAATAAGTCCTGAAAAGAATGTAAAAGTATTATGTGAGGCCTTTTTAGAGAACGAGTTTCCAGAGAAGGTTAAGCTATTAGTTGTTGGTGACGGAATTGAACTTTTGAGATTAAAGAAAGACTTTGATTGCGAGAACATAATATTTTTTGGTGAAGCAAAACAGGATAGAAAACAGGAAATTTTTAGATCTAGCGATGTCTTTGTTTTGCCATCATCAATAGAAGGGCTTCCTCTTGCTCTTTTGGAGGCAATGAGTTTTAAATTAATGTGCATAGCAACAAATGTAGGAGCTACAAAGGATGCGCTTCATGATTCTGGAATACTGATTAATCCTATGAGATTAAAAGATGAATTAACAAATGCTTTAAAAATTAGTTATCAAAACAAAGAACTAAGAAATAAATTTTCGAGTAAAGCGAGAGAAAGAATTATAAGTGACTTTAATATATTTAGACAAATACAAATTTTGGAAGATGTCTACTATAATGTAATAAATTCAAGGGATTTTTTGAAGAATAACAAAGTTTAA
- a CDS encoding MFS transporter — protein sequence MNRVWLFEDKYFLRLWIAQIFSQFSDKFLMAALMIAVSNITSTNISVSSLMVSFALPSVIIAPFIGVFLDKVDRKIILVSINILRSLLSILLVFFLENLFAIYLYSFLIASLIVIFAPAEFAMIPKTASKKNLPAANSLFNVTWVMSFILGFAAISPVVLFFGIKVAVVLAAMSYLVAAVVSSILPNDRPHSEVKYCSFRKALFDSFTYIKSSKLIQVLILEQSVATSLMGMVSVLAVGYVREVLHLSEANFSIIVVPAGLGMVLGSLIIGHIKTPNFKNSTIVSIGILFASLCLVLMSIITQMLIIPIISFLLGISNALVNIPIQSMMQKVVKESFRGRVFAILNMFISFTSTFPILFTGELADMFGVRICFLILGILTSFLYFSMKSVALEADKIE from the coding sequence ATGAATAGAGTCTGGCTTTTTGAAGACAAATACTTTTTAAGGCTGTGGATAGCTCAGATTTTTTCACAGTTTTCTGATAAATTTTTGATGGCAGCCTTAATGATTGCAGTTTCAAATATAACCAGTACAAATATTAGCGTTTCTTCTCTTATGGTATCCTTTGCTCTCCCATCGGTAATCATAGCTCCTTTTATAGGAGTTTTTTTGGATAAAGTGGATAGAAAGATTATCCTGGTTTCAATTAATATCCTAAGAAGTTTGCTGTCTATTTTATTAGTTTTTTTTCTAGAAAATTTATTTGCAATCTATTTGTATAGTTTTTTAATAGCTTCATTGATTGTTATATTTGCTCCAGCAGAATTTGCAATGATACCAAAAACTGCTTCGAAAAAAAATTTGCCAGCTGCTAACTCGCTCTTTAACGTTACATGGGTAATGTCATTTATACTTGGTTTTGCAGCTATTAGCCCAGTTGTGTTGTTTTTTGGTATAAAAGTAGCAGTAGTGCTTGCAGCTATGTCTTATTTGGTGGCTGCTGTCGTTTCTTCAATTTTGCCAAATGACAGACCGCATTCAGAAGTAAAATATTGTTCTTTCAGGAAGGCTCTCTTTGATTCCTTTACCTATATAAAATCCTCAAAGCTCATTCAGGTTTTAATACTTGAACAATCTGTAGCAACTTCTTTGATGGGAATGGTAAGCGTTCTAGCTGTAGGTTATGTTAGAGAGGTTTTGCACCTTAGTGAGGCTAATTTTTCTATAATAGTAGTTCCTGCAGGGCTTGGAATGGTTTTAGGTTCTTTAATAATTGGGCACATTAAAACCCCAAATTTTAAAAATTCTACCATTGTAAGTATAGGAATATTGTTTGCCAGCTTGTGCTTGGTGCTAATGTCTATAATTACTCAAATGCTTATTATACCCATCATTTCCTTTTTGTTAGGTATTTCTAATGCTCTTGTAAACATTCCGATTCAATCTATGATGCAAAAGGTTGTAAAAGAATCTTTCAGGGGGAGAGTCTTTGCAATACTAAATATGTTTATTAGCTTTACTTCGACATTTCCGATTCTTTTTACGGGTGAATTAGCTGATATGTTTGGTGTAAGAATTTGTTTTCTAATTCTTGGTATTCTAACTTCATTTTTATATTTTTCTATGAAATCTGTTGCATTGGAGGCTGATAAGATTGAGTAA
- a CDS encoding recombination protein O N-terminal domain-containing protein codes for MTNQVIFLKSYPIKENSFIVKILTDSEGSLPALLRGSKKNILRKLIFPGTLMDVELVKTKGEIMILNEYRIIRSPNISSFRQSILLSSYLDIIDKIARGHFESVQRVYTNIFFEDETQFKDLDWFIRCLKEEFYYAGFMDKLTYEKDVGDFKTIKRQIIEILGYLPKSIRLIEKEFYE; via the coding sequence ATGACTAATCAGGTGATCTTTTTAAAGTCTTATCCTATTAAAGAAAATAGCTTTATTGTTAAAATCTTAACTGATAGTGAAGGTTCTTTGCCAGCTCTCCTAAGAGGTAGTAAGAAGAATATACTTAGAAAATTAATTTTTCCTGGCACACTTATGGATGTTGAACTTGTTAAAACAAAGGGAGAGATTATGATATTAAATGAGTATAGAATAATAAGATCGCCAAATATAAGTTCTTTTAGACAATCTATTTTGCTTTCTTCATATCTAGACATTATAGATAAAATTGCAAGAGGTCATTTTGAATCTGTTCAAAGAGTTTATACAAACATATTTTTTGAGGATGAAACTCAATTTAAAGATCTTGATTGGTTCATAAGATGTTTGAAGGAAGAGTTTTATTATGCTGGTTTTATGGATAAATTGACTTATGAAAAAGACGTTGGTGACTTTAAGACAATAAAGAGGCAAATAATTGAAATTTTAGGCTATTTACCAAAATCAATTAGGCTGATTGAAAAGGAATTTTATGAATAG
- the cdd gene encoding cytidine deaminase, with the protein MDIEKEVNLLLDSKNRIDKNLIEKLIDEAKNASMYSYSPYSKFAVGASLLLKSRNIVQGCNIENSSYGSTMCAERVAFFKAISYGERSFLCLAVYNKNILPYPCGCCLQVMSEFVDSKFPIILISDKERRIMSFSDLLRHPFSLYK; encoded by the coding sequence TTGGATATAGAGAAAGAAGTAAATTTGCTTTTAGATTCTAAAAACAGAATTGACAAAAACTTAATAGAAAAACTTATAGACGAAGCTAAGAATGCTTCAATGTATTCTTATTCGCCTTATTCAAAGTTTGCAGTTGGAGCTAGTTTGTTGTTAAAAAGCAGAAACATAGTTCAGGGTTGTAATATAGAAAATTCCTCTTATGGATCCACTATGTGTGCTGAAAGAGTAGCTTTTTTTAAAGCCATATCTTATGGAGAGCGAAGTTTTTTATGTCTTGCAGTATACAATAAAAATATTTTGCCATATCCGTGTGGATGTTGCCTTCAGGTTATGTCTGAATTTGTGGACAGTAAGTTCCCAATTATTTTGATTTCTGATAAAGAAAGAAGGATTATGAGTTTTTCGGATCTTTTAAGACATCCATTCAGCTTGTATAAATGA
- a CDS encoding CTP synthase: MKSNNNTKFVFVTGGVTSSLGKGIVVASLGRILKSMGLKVNVIKLDPYLNVDPGTMNPYQHGEVFVTDDGAETDLDLGHYERFINTNLTKSSNLTSGMVYQEILLKERRGDFLGGTVQVVPHVINEIKSKIREAAELLNDGGVLICEVGGTVGDIEGEPFLEAIRQFKKDVGRDNTLYIHLTLVPYLKAAKELKTKPTQHSVKELRSIGIQPDIIILRSEKSINNSIREKISLFCDVEPEAVIPLEDVKYVIYEAPIMLESNKLSRLVTSKLKIEPYVEPQLDSWIRIVEMAKNLKNTVEIAIAGKYVGLPDSYISVVESLRHSSLHLGYELKIRWINTENINSMDDAKRMLEGVKGIVVPGGFGVRGIEGKILAARFARENNIPYFGLCLGMQIMCIEFARNVLGLEGANSTEFDENTKFPVIDLMEEQKSVIDKGATMRLGAFPCKLMDNTLAKRAYNQDLVFERHRHRYEFNNMFKKEFEEHGMIASGIFEEKNLVEIVELRGHRWYLGTQFHPEFKSRPNKPHPLFFDFMKVAISDKS; this comes from the coding sequence ATGAAGTCAAACAATAATACAAAATTTGTTTTCGTTACTGGTGGAGTTACCTCATCTTTGGGAAAGGGCATAGTTGTCGCTTCTTTGGGGAGAATATTGAAATCTATGGGTTTAAAAGTAAACGTTATTAAGCTCGATCCATATTTAAACGTAGACCCAGGCACAATGAATCCCTATCAGCATGGCGAAGTGTTTGTAACCGATGATGGAGCTGAGACTGATCTTGATCTTGGGCACTATGAAAGATTTATAAATACCAATCTTACAAAGTCATCTAATTTGACTTCAGGTATGGTTTATCAAGAAATACTTTTAAAGGAGAGACGAGGAGATTTCCTGGGAGGCACTGTTCAAGTTGTGCCACATGTAATAAATGAGATAAAGTCAAAGATCAGAGAGGCTGCAGAGTTGCTCAACGATGGTGGAGTTCTAATTTGTGAAGTTGGAGGTACAGTAGGAGATATAGAGGGAGAGCCATTTTTGGAGGCAATTAGACAGTTTAAAAAAGACGTTGGTAGAGATAATACCCTTTATATTCACTTAACTCTTGTTCCTTATTTAAAGGCTGCAAAGGAACTTAAAACAAAACCAACCCAACACAGCGTCAAGGAGTTAAGGAGCATTGGAATTCAACCAGATATAATAATACTTAGATCTGAAAAATCTATTAACAATTCCATAAGGGAAAAAATATCTTTATTTTGTGATGTAGAGCCTGAAGCAGTAATTCCTTTGGAAGATGTGAAGTATGTAATTTATGAAGCGCCAATTATGCTTGAGTCCAACAAATTAAGCAGACTGGTAACAAGTAAACTAAAGATTGAACCATACGTAGAACCGCAGTTGGATAGTTGGATCAGAATAGTTGAAATGGCTAAGAATTTGAAGAATACAGTTGAAATTGCTATTGCAGGCAAATATGTTGGATTGCCTGATTCTTATATTAGCGTAGTGGAGTCTTTGAGACATAGCAGCTTGCATTTGGGATATGAATTGAAAATTAGATGGATAAATACTGAAAATATTAACTCAATGGATGATGCAAAAAGAATGCTTGAGGGAGTAAAAGGCATCGTGGTGCCTGGTGGCTTTGGAGTCAGGGGAATAGAGGGGAAGATATTGGCAGCAAGATTTGCTCGTGAAAATAATATTCCGTACTTTGGATTGTGTTTGGGCATGCAGATTATGTGTATTGAATTTGCAAGAAATGTGCTTGGATTAGAGGGCGCAAATAGTACAGAATTTGATGAGAATACAAAATTTCCTGTAATTGATTTAATGGAAGAACAAAAGAGTGTGATTGATAAGGGAGCCACGATGAGGCTTGGAGCATTTCCCTGTAAGTTGATGGATAACACTCTTGCAAAGCGTGCCTATAACCAAGATTTGGTCTTCGAAAGGCACAGACACAGATATGAATTCAATAATATGTTTAAAAAAGAGTTTGAAGAACATGGCATGATTGCTAGTGGCATATTTGAGGAAAAAAATCTAGTAGAAATTGTAGAGTTAAGAGGTCATAGATGGTATTTGGGGACCCAATTTCATCCAGAATTTAAATCTAGACCCAATAAGCCTCACCCATTGTTTTTTGACTTTATGAAAGTAGCAATATCTGATAAATCTTGA
- a CDS encoding hemolysin family protein — translation MITYFLLSLFLIICSAFLSCNETVFTKASRIKIMQWINDKESGHEKAGFLLTHPQEVITTLLLLNNFVNIALSTLVTSFMIELFSLNNIGSIAIAATLSVIISSLFIIVIGEIVPKTIGYYFADKLFFVFIFFLYFMTHLSRPFVFVFTSISRTFLFPFGIKNVKGLPSITESELKYLVNVSEEEGVIEKEEKEMISGVFEFKDKVVREIMVPRIDMVCIKKGTTLSETLEIIRNEGHSRYPVYDKDIDNIVGILYVKDILMNLGPSTDYSKSIDSSLREAYFVPEGKNISELFRELQAKRLYMAIVIDEFGGTAGLLTVEDLVEEIVGEIRDEYDFDEEALVKDFNENSFIANGRLSLREFAAKVELDFEDFIDGYNEETLAGLLFALFGKIPKEGDKISFKGIEFKILKVDGRRIRDVLVTKEKGDIDEVKQ, via the coding sequence ATGATAACTTATTTTCTTTTATCTTTGTTTTTAATAATTTGTTCAGCTTTTTTGTCATGTAATGAAACTGTTTTTACTAAAGCCAGTAGAATTAAAATTATGCAGTGGATTAATGACAAAGAATCCGGACACGAAAAAGCAGGATTTCTTCTAACACATCCTCAAGAAGTGATTACAACCCTTTTGCTATTGAATAACTTCGTTAATATAGCGCTTTCTACTTTGGTAACGTCTTTTATGATAGAGCTATTTTCTTTAAATAATATTGGTTCTATAGCAATTGCTGCTACTCTATCTGTAATTATTTCTTCGCTCTTTATTATTGTTATTGGTGAAATTGTACCGAAAACTATTGGTTACTATTTTGCCGATAAGTTATTTTTTGTTTTTATATTCTTCCTTTATTTTATGACTCATTTAAGCAGACCATTTGTTTTTGTGTTTACTTCTATATCAAGGACTTTCTTATTTCCATTTGGTATAAAAAACGTTAAAGGATTGCCGTCAATTACGGAAAGCGAATTGAAATATCTTGTGAACGTAAGTGAAGAAGAAGGGGTTATAGAAAAAGAAGAGAAAGAGATGATAAGTGGTGTTTTTGAATTCAAAGATAAAGTAGTAAGAGAAATTATGGTTCCAAGAATCGATATGGTATGCATAAAAAAGGGGACTACTTTGAGCGAAACTTTAGAAATTATAAGAAATGAAGGGCATTCAAGATATCCTGTTTATGATAAGGATATAGACAACATTGTAGGCATTTTATATGTAAAGGATATTCTTATGAATTTGGGTCCTTCTACTGATTATTCCAAAAGTATTGACTCATCGCTTAGAGAAGCTTACTTCGTCCCGGAAGGGAAAAATATTAGCGAACTATTCAGAGAGCTTCAGGCTAAGAGGTTGTACATGGCTATTGTAATAGATGAATTTGGGGGTACTGCAGGGCTTTTGACAGTAGAAGATCTGGTTGAGGAAATAGTAGGAGAGATAAGAGACGAGTATGATTTTGATGAAGAGGCGCTCGTGAAAGATTTTAACGAAAATAGTTTTATTGCAAATGGAAGATTAAGCTTGAGGGAATTTGCAGCCAAAGTTGAGCTTGATTTTGAGGATTTTATTGATGGTTACAATGAAGAAACGCTTGCAGGTCTTTTGTTTGCCCTCTTTGGAAAGATACCAAAAGAGGGCGATAAAATTTCGTTTAAAGGCATCGAATTCAAAATTTTGAAAGTGGATGGCAGAAGAATAAGGGATGTATTGGTTACCAAAGAGAAAGGAGATATAGATGAAGTCAAACAATAA
- a CDS encoding diacylglycerol kinase — MKRSHNIYKSFYFAIMGLLIAFKEERNLKIQLTMFFLLLAIGLILRFKPIEWIIVLLSSSIVIVSEIINSVVERIMDYINPEFDDRVKIIKDMSASFVLIACLFSVIIFLILIFNRFFPYIFGLNNSFKDIKLT, encoded by the coding sequence TTGAAAAGGTCTCACAATATTTATAAAAGTTTTTATTTTGCAATAATGGGTCTTTTGATAGCTTTTAAAGAAGAGAGAAATCTAAAAATTCAGTTAACAATGTTTTTTTTACTGTTAGCTATTGGATTAATATTAAGATTTAAACCTATTGAATGGATTATTGTTTTATTGTCTTCATCTATTGTTATTGTTTCTGAGATTATTAATTCAGTTGTAGAAAGAATAATGGACTATATAAATCCAGAATTTGATGATAGAGTTAAGATAATAAAGGATATGTCTGCCTCATTTGTTCTTATTGCATGCCTTTTCTCTGTAATTATTTTTTTGATTTTAATTTTCAACCGATTTTTTCCATATATTTTTGGATTAAACAATTCTTTTAAGGATATTAAACTAACATGA
- the ybeY gene encoding rRNA maturation RNase YbeY has product MNFLGVGDCELSLLLTDNNEIRILNKEFRKSDCPTDVLSFEGDMNLGVLGDIVISVERAREDFVSGSYGEIIPEVAKKNFESYLLWLVIHGILHNLGFDHNDDVSERKMRSKERDCLEKVSQYL; this is encoded by the coding sequence ATGAATTTTCTTGGTGTAGGGGATTGTGAGCTTAGTTTATTGTTAACGGACAATAACGAAATTAGGATTTTGAACAAAGAGTTTCGTAAGAGTGATTGTCCTACAGATGTTCTCTCTTTCGAAGGGGATATGAATTTAGGCGTTTTGGGAGATATTGTAATCTCTGTAGAGAGGGCAAGGGAGGATTTTGTATCTGGTTCCTATGGTGAGATAATTCCTGAGGTTGCTAAAAAAAATTTTGAAAGCTACTTGCTTTGGCTTGTTATTCACGGGATCCTACATAATTTAGGATTTGACCACAACGATGATGTTAGCGAAAGAAAAATGAGATCTAAGGAGAGAGATTGTCTTGAAAAGGTCTCACAATATTTATAA